From Candidatus Pedobacter colombiensis, one genomic window encodes:
- a CDS encoding DUF2752 domain-containing protein has product MILKYISGLFIVIIISVLYYRYDPEMYSFFPECPFHKYVGLDCPGCGSQRAVHALLHGNILLALNYNVLLVLSLPFLVIHFLLKVLSYFMHKDLTWSIWYKPLTPKMIFVVVLLFWIGRNIPVVPFTYLAS; this is encoded by the coding sequence ATGATATTAAAGTACATCTCGGGCTTATTTATAGTTATTATCATTTCTGTTTTATATTATAGATATGATCCTGAGATGTATAGTTTTTTTCCTGAATGTCCATTCCATAAGTACGTTGGCCTTGATTGTCCTGGTTGTGGTTCACAACGGGCTGTTCATGCCTTACTTCATGGCAATATCCTATTGGCATTAAATTATAATGTGCTGCTGGTGTTAAGTCTTCCTTTTTTAGTGATCCACTTTTTATTGAAAGTTCTGAGTTATTTTATGCACAAGGATTTAACCTGGAGCATATGGTATAAACCATTAACACCTAAAATGATCTTTGTAGTAGTATTACTTTTTTGGATCGGTAGAAATATCCCCGTAGTGCCCTTTACTTACCTGGCCTCTTAA
- a CDS encoding CD225/dispanin family protein, producing the protein MEEQQSQNQPFGQPPFGNGSTPQPKNWLVESILVTLFCCLPFGIAGIVNAANVNSRYAAGDYMGAQAASAAAGKYTKIGFFVGIAVIILYVIFFVALGLGGAMFNSR; encoded by the coding sequence ATGGAAGAACAACAATCACAAAATCAGCCATTTGGACAGCCTCCTTTTGGTAACGGTTCTACCCCTCAGCCTAAAAACTGGTTGGTTGAATCTATTTTAGTTACTTTATTCTGCTGTTTGCCGTTTGGTATAGCTGGTATTGTTAATGCGGCAAATGTAAACAGTCGATATGCGGCAGGCGATTACATGGGTGCACAAGCTGCATCTGCTGCTGCAGGAAAATATACAAAAATTGGCTTCTTCGTAGGTATAGCGGTAATTATTCTATATGTTATCTTTTTTGTTGCATTAGGCTTGGGTGGAGCCATGTTTAATTCGCGATGA